The Agrococcus sp. SGAir0287 DNA window GCAGGTGCTCCGCACGGGCGAGGCGACGGACCTCGCGGCGACGCTCGCGCGCTCGCTGCCGATCGCCGCCCTCGCGATCGCCTCCGCGCTCGCCCTGCACGGCTCCTCGACGCCGGCGCTGCCCGCCGTGCTGCTGTGGGCGCTGGCGCTCTCGCTCTTCATCGCCCCGGCGCTCGCCGCGGCCGCCGGCACCCCGCCGGTGCTCGCGTCGCTCGTCGTGCTGCTCCTGCGCGGCCTGCTGGTCCTGCTCGCCGGCGTCCTCGTGCTGCGCACGTCGCGGCGACGCTGACGGCGCTCGCTACGCTCGCGCCATGACAGCCCACGAGCGCGCCACGATCCTCGCCCTGCCCGGCCGTGCGCCGCGCATCCCGGACTCCGCGTACCTGCTGCCGAACGTCGTCGTCGCGGGCGACGTGCGGCTCGGCGAGCGGGTCGGCGTCTACCCCGGCGCGAGCCTGCGCGCCGAGGAGGAGCCGATCGTCGTCGGCGACGACTCGAACGTCCAGGACTCCTGCTCGCTGCACGTCGACGCCGGCTCGCCGCTGACGATCGGCCGCCGCGTGTCGATCGGCCACGGCGCCGTCGTCCACGGCTGCACCATCGAGGACGACGTGCTCGTGGGCATGCACGCGACCATCATGAATGGCGCGGTGATCGGCGCCGGATCGCTCGTCGCCGCCGGCGCGCTCGTGACCCAGGGGCAGGTCGTGCCGCCCGGATCCCTCGTCGCGGGCGTGCCCGCGACGGTACGACGGTCGGTGACCGACGACGAGCTCGCGGCCATCCACCGCAACGCCGCCGTCTACGTCGAGCGCACCGCGCAGTACCGCTCGCTCTGATCCCGGTCAGGACGTCGTCAGCGCGCCGCGCGCTCGGCCGCCCGCACGACGTTGTCGAGCAGCATGACGCGCGTCATCGGTCCGACGCCGCCCGGCACGGGAGAGAGCCATCCGGCGACGTCCGCGACGCCCGGATGCACGT harbors:
- a CDS encoding gamma carbonic anhydrase family protein, encoding MTAHERATILALPGRAPRIPDSAYLLPNVVVAGDVRLGERVGVYPGASLRAEEEPIVVGDDSNVQDSCSLHVDAGSPLTIGRRVSIGHGAVVHGCTIEDDVLVGMHATIMNGAVIGAGSLVAAGALVTQGQVVPPGSLVAGVPATVRRSVTDDELAAIHRNAAVYVERTAQYRSL